One segment of Calypte anna isolate BGI_N300 chromosome 4A, bCalAnn1_v1.p, whole genome shotgun sequence DNA contains the following:
- the ZAR1 gene encoding zygote arrest protein 1, with protein MESYLYAAYHPYAYRYPPPKGKGGAAGGWRPRGSGYFSGYGEAATAAEYFDNYQRAQLRAILSQVNPNLTPRLRKANTKEVGVQVNPRQDASVQCSLGPRTLLRRRSPGPPAAPRPREAPEREQEQGSPATTSTRAVRFPRTIAVYSPMASRRLTAFLEEPGAEPERRPQQEEATVVAVEEEPAAVREQREAEAAAEEEAVVAEAVPAAQFLEQKYGYYHCKDCNIRWESAYVWCVQGTNKVYFRQFCRTCQKSYNPYRVEDITCQSCKQTRCSCTVKMRHVDPKRPHRQDLCGRCKGKRLSCDSTFSFKYII; from the exons ATGGAGAGCTACCTGTACGCTGCCTACCACCCCTACGCCTATCGCTACCCACCGCCCAAGGGCAAggggggggcggcgggcggcTGGCGGCCGCGGGGCAGCGGCTACTTCTCGGGCTACGGGGAGGCGGCGACGGCCGCCGAGTACTTCGACAACTACCAGCGAGCGCAGCTGAGGGCCATCCTCTCTCAGGTCAACCCCAATCTGACGCCGCGGCTCCGCAAGGCTAACACCAAGGAGGTGGGCGTCCAGGTCAACCCGCGGCAGGACGCCTCGGTGCAGTGCTCCCTGGGGCCCCGTACACTGCTGCGCCGCCGCTCTCCCGGCCCCCCAGCCGCCCCGCGGCCCCGAGAGGCGCCGGAgcgggagcaggagcagggcagccccGCCACCACCAGCACCCGCGCCGTGCGATTCCCCCGTACCATCGCCGTGTACTCGCCCATGGCTTCCCGCAGACTTACCGCCTTCCTAGAGGAGCCGGGAGCGGAGCCGGAGCGAAGGCCGCAGCAGGAGGAGGCGACGGTGGTAGCCGTCGAGGAGGAGCCGGCTGCCGTGCGGGAGCAGCGAGAGGCGGAGGCGGCAGCC gaggaggaggcggtgGTGGCGGAAGCGGTGCCGGCAGCGCAG TTCCTGGAGCAGAAGTACGGCTACTACCACTGCAAGGACTGCAACATCCGCTGGGAGAGTGCCTACGTCTGGTGCGTCCAGGGCACCAACAAG GTCTATTTCCGGCAGTTCTGCCGAACCTGCCAGAAGTCCTACAACCCGTACCGCGTGGAGGACATCACCTGCCAG AGCTGCAAGCAGACGAGGTGCAGCTGCACGGTGAAGATGCGCCACGTGGACCCCAAGAGGCCCCACCGCCAGGACCTCTGTGGGAGATGCAAAGGGAAACGCCTCTCCTGCGATAGCACATTCAGTTTCAAATACATCATCTGA